One window from the genome of Synechococcus sp. PROS-7-1 encodes:
- the fmt gene encoding methionyl-tRNA formyltransferase, producing the protein MKILFWGTPAYAVPTLETLHEAGHQIVGVVTQPDRRRGRGKQLMPSPVKARAQELGCPVFTPERIRRDPTCQQQLNALGADVSVVVAFGQILPKDILQHPPLGCWNGHGSLLPRWRGAGPIQWSILEGDAETGVGIMAMEEGLDTGPVLLEQRLPIGLLENAHQLGERLSRLTADLMLEALPAIERAGPGPEGERWSRLKVRRQPEEGTYARMLSKEDFQLNWGDSALTTHRKVMGLYPGAVTVWKERRLKVLATEPLIERLADGLSEDARALVGRWSTGAHPPGQILHCAGSDLVVSTSGCPILIREAQLEGKARSHGQALLQQLQAVPGDTMGLAANP; encoded by the coding sequence TTGAAGATCCTGTTCTGGGGCACTCCGGCGTATGCCGTACCAACCCTCGAAACACTCCATGAAGCAGGGCATCAGATCGTCGGTGTGGTGACCCAACCGGATCGGCGCCGAGGTCGGGGCAAACAGTTGATGCCTTCCCCTGTGAAAGCCAGGGCTCAAGAGCTCGGCTGCCCCGTGTTCACCCCGGAAAGGATTCGACGGGACCCGACGTGCCAGCAACAGCTGAATGCCCTGGGTGCGGATGTGTCTGTGGTGGTTGCCTTCGGCCAGATCTTGCCCAAGGACATCCTTCAGCACCCACCTTTGGGCTGCTGGAACGGGCACGGCTCTCTGCTTCCCCGTTGGCGAGGTGCAGGACCAATTCAATGGTCAATCCTTGAGGGGGACGCGGAAACCGGCGTGGGGATCATGGCCATGGAAGAGGGATTGGACACCGGTCCAGTCCTCCTAGAGCAACGCCTGCCGATCGGCCTCCTTGAGAATGCCCATCAATTGGGCGAGCGACTCAGCCGGCTCACCGCCGATCTCATGCTGGAAGCCCTGCCTGCGATCGAGAGGGCGGGCCCAGGGCCCGAGGGAGAGCGATGGTCGCGCCTCAAGGTGCGCCGACAGCCAGAGGAGGGCACCTACGCCCGCATGCTCAGCAAAGAAGACTTTCAGCTGAATTGGGGAGATTCAGCCCTAACGACCCACCGAAAGGTGATGGGTCTGTATCCGGGAGCCGTCACGGTCTGGAAAGAACGCCGCCTCAAGGTGCTGGCGACGGAACCTCTAATCGAACGTCTCGCAGATGGCTTATCTGAAGACGCCCGCGCCTTGGTCGGCCGATGGAGCACCGGTGCACATCCTCCCGGCCAGATTCTTCACTGCGCTGGTTCAGACCTGGTGGTGAGTACCAGTGGCTGTCCAATCCTGATTCGTGAAGCCCAGCTGGAGGGGAAGGCTCGCAGCCATGGGCAGGCCCTTCTCCAACAACTCCAGGCAGTCCCTGGAGACACGATGGGGCTCGCGGCGAACCCTTAG
- a CDS encoding Nif11-like leader peptide family natural product precursor has translation MSEEQLKAFWEAVQADAGLQEKLKAAKDADAVVAIAKAEGFVISAEELKKSQAEISEEELEGVAGGQLGLAMHNYAAPWGPSNAWGLIND, from the coding sequence ATGTCAGAAGAGCAACTCAAAGCTTTCTGGGAAGCCGTCCAGGCAGATGCGGGCCTTCAGGAAAAGCTAAAGGCAGCAAAAGATGCCGATGCCGTAGTAGCGATTGCTAAGGCTGAGGGCTTTGTGATTTCTGCTGAGGAGTTGAAGAAATCTCAGGCAGAGATTTCTGAAGAGGAGCTTGAAGGCGTGGCTGGGGGCCAGCTGGGCCTTGCGATGCACAATTATGCGGCACCGTGGGGGCCATCGAATGCATGGGGCCTTATTAATGATTAA
- a CDS encoding flavin prenyltransferase UbiX gives MTAPFVIGVSGASAQQLAERSIQWLLKGGHSVHVIVSRGAHEVWRAERGIAVPVDPSQQHQFWRDHLDVQSGELICHRWDDQAAVVASGSVVTRGMVVVPCSMGTVGRLASGLAGDLLERSADVHLKEGRPLVIAPREMPWNLIHLRNLTTLAEAGARIAPPIPAWYTQPESLDDMLDFLVMRLFDGLGESLTEQNRWQGRRS, from the coding sequence ATGACCGCCCCTTTCGTCATTGGCGTCAGCGGCGCATCCGCCCAGCAATTAGCTGAACGCAGCATTCAATGGCTTCTCAAGGGTGGGCACAGCGTGCACGTGATTGTCAGCCGGGGAGCCCACGAAGTTTGGAGAGCTGAACGGGGGATCGCCGTCCCGGTGGATCCCAGCCAGCAGCACCAGTTCTGGCGTGACCATCTCGATGTGCAAAGCGGCGAGCTGATCTGCCATCGCTGGGATGATCAAGCCGCTGTGGTGGCCAGTGGCAGTGTGGTGACCCGGGGAATGGTGGTTGTTCCATGCTCGATGGGAACCGTGGGACGTCTGGCGTCTGGACTGGCGGGAGACTTACTGGAACGCAGTGCGGATGTGCACCTCAAGGAAGGCAGACCTCTTGTCATCGCCCCGAGGGAAATGCCATGGAACCTGATTCATCTGCGCAATCTCACAACGCTTGCCGAAGCTGGAGCCAGGATTGCGCCGCCGATTCCAGCCTGGTACACCCAACCGGAATCCCTCGACGACATGCTCGATTTCCTCGTCATGCGCCTGTTTGATGGTTTGGGCGAGTCGCTAACAGAACAGAACCGTTGGCAAGGACGACGGTCATGA
- a CDS encoding Nif11-like leader peptide family natural product precursor yields MSEEQLKAFMEAVKADAGLQEKLKTAGDVDAVVTIAKAAGFIISAEELKKSQAEISEEELEGVAGGGNNCGHGFIDPWGKTWNPF; encoded by the coding sequence ATGTCAGAAGAGCAACTCAAGGCATTCATGGAAGCAGTCAAGGCTGATGCTGGGCTTCAGGAGAAGCTGAAGACGGCTGGCGATGTCGATGCCGTCGTAACGATTGCCAAGGCTGCAGGTTTTATTATTTCTGCTGAGGAGCTGAAGAAATCACAGGCAGAGATATCAGAAGAGGAACTAGAAGGCGTGGCTGGTGGTGGGAATAACTGTGGCCATGGGTTTATAGATCCTTGGGGTAAAACTTGGAACCCTTTCTGA
- a CDS encoding Nif11-like leader peptide family natural product precursor, translating to MSEEQLKAFLEAVKADAGLQEKLKAAKDADAVVTIAKAAGFVISAEELKKSQAKISDEELEGVAGGTCWCTNAAPGWSW from the coding sequence ATGTCAGAAGAGCAACTCAAAGCTTTCCTGGAAGCCGTCAAGGCTGATGCTGGTCTTCAGGAGAAGCTGAAGGCAGCAAAAGATGCTGATGCCGTCGTAACGATTGCCAAGGCAGCGGGCTTTGTGATTTCAGCTGAGGAGCTGAAGAAATCTCAGGCAAAGATTTCCGATGAGGAGCTGGAAGGCGTGGCTGGGGGCACCTGCTGGTGTACGAATGCGGCACCTGGGTGGAGTTGGTGA
- a CDS encoding TldD/PmbA family protein: MQTNTITAAGIPNLDPGCSPWEQRLNMLLNAGLGAGADLVEVFLERTDHLGVLAEQDKITSVSPAFGMGAGIRVFRGARDGFVSTNDLSDAGLAEALDQALAMLQLERSTLSGSNAFQGLSALRNFAATKNDWLDSTPNLDVITQRLLEGTQCLQRLGQHLEVRRGSFSRDWQEVLVAASDGTFARDIRLHQSSGLSVLAADGDHRASIARRYGSTDKPNDLCDWNIEASAQEVCGSASTMLRAEYVDGGQMPVVLANRFGGVIFHEACGHLLETTQIERGTTPFAECIGESIAHPAVTAIDEGLSDGAFGSMSMDDEGMEPQRTVLIENGVLKRFISDRAGELRTGHARTGSGRRQSHGFAAASRMRNTYIAAGPHSIDDLIGSVDRGLYCKSMGGGSVGPTGQFNFSVEEGYLIENGTLGKPVKGATLIGEAKEVMPRISMCADDLDLAAGYCGSVSGSVFVTVGQPHIKVDSITVGGR, encoded by the coding sequence ATGCAAACCAACACGATTACGGCAGCCGGGATTCCGAATCTCGACCCCGGTTGTTCGCCTTGGGAGCAGCGCCTCAACATGCTGTTAAACGCTGGCTTGGGAGCCGGCGCCGATCTCGTCGAAGTCTTCCTCGAGCGCACTGACCACCTGGGTGTGCTCGCTGAGCAAGACAAGATCACCAGCGTTTCGCCGGCCTTCGGCATGGGGGCTGGCATCCGGGTGTTCCGGGGTGCACGGGATGGATTCGTCAGCACCAACGATCTCAGTGACGCCGGCTTGGCAGAAGCACTGGATCAGGCCTTGGCCATGCTTCAACTGGAACGATCCACTCTCTCCGGTTCCAACGCATTTCAGGGTCTTAGCGCTCTCAGAAATTTCGCTGCGACGAAAAACGATTGGTTGGACAGCACACCCAACCTCGATGTCATCACCCAGCGACTGCTTGAAGGCACCCAATGCCTGCAGCGCCTTGGCCAGCACCTTGAAGTAAGGCGTGGCAGCTTTTCTCGAGACTGGCAGGAGGTGCTTGTTGCTGCCAGTGACGGCACCTTCGCCCGCGACATCAGGCTGCATCAATCCAGCGGCCTCAGCGTGCTGGCTGCAGACGGTGACCACCGCGCCAGCATCGCCCGCCGTTACGGGAGCACCGACAAACCGAATGATCTGTGCGATTGGAACATCGAAGCCTCCGCACAGGAGGTGTGCGGCAGTGCCTCCACCATGCTTCGCGCGGAGTATGTGGACGGTGGTCAGATGCCAGTGGTGCTCGCCAATCGTTTTGGTGGCGTGATCTTTCATGAAGCCTGCGGCCACTTGCTGGAAACAACCCAGATCGAACGCGGTACCACGCCATTCGCTGAGTGCATCGGCGAATCCATTGCCCATCCAGCCGTTACAGCCATCGATGAAGGGTTGAGTGATGGAGCCTTTGGCTCGATGTCCATGGACGACGAGGGCATGGAACCGCAGCGCACCGTTCTCATCGAAAATGGTGTACTGAAGCGCTTTATCAGCGACCGCGCAGGTGAACTACGCACCGGCCACGCCCGCACCGGCAGTGGTCGTCGCCAGAGCCATGGGTTCGCGGCCGCAAGTCGGATGCGCAACACCTACATCGCTGCTGGTCCTCACAGCATCGATGATCTGATCGGATCCGTGGATCGTGGGCTCTACTGCAAATCCATGGGAGGCGGCAGTGTCGGCCCCACCGGACAGTTCAACTTCTCCGTTGAAGAGGGCTATCTGATTGAAAACGGAACCTTGGGCAAGCCCGTGAAAGGCGCCACCTTGATCGGTGAGGCCAAGGAAGTGATGCCGCGGATTTCGATGTGTGCCGACGATCTCGATCTTGCTGCCGGCTATTGCGGTTCGGTGAGCGGCAGCGTCTTTGTCACCGTGGGGCAACCCCACATCAAAGTTGATTCCATCACCGTTGGAGGCCGCTGA
- a CDS encoding Nif11-like leader peptide family natural product precursor, with amino-acid sequence MSEEQLKAFLEAVKADAGLQEKLKAAGDADAVVEIAKAAGFAISAEELKKSQAEISEEELEGVAGGQIDWEWLG; translated from the coding sequence ATGTCAGAAGAGCAACTCAAAGCTTTCCTGGAAGCCGTCAAGGCGGATGCAGGGCTTCAGGAGAAGTTGAAGGCAGCAGGCGATGCGGATGCTGTAGTGGAGATTGCGAAGGCAGCGGGCTTTGCTATTTCAGCTGAGGAGCTAAAGAAATCTCAGGCAGAGATTTCAGAAGAAGAGCTTGAAGGCGTGGCTGGTGGACAGATAGATTGGGAATGGTTGGGTTGA
- a CDS encoding DUF2996 domain-containing protein: MSETPAKPKGETKPAGEGKAKPAAKPKLEDKPFASFIQDDFLPSLSKALAERGRAPVSLSLSEGERPVVGGSCWMVKGELSSERRFWLCFESEAITSGKTIALAESGTEPSLLESFLIDEKRINLALLQSRLLQRLNGQKWLGGN, from the coding sequence GTGAGCGAAACCCCTGCCAAGCCGAAAGGCGAGACCAAACCCGCTGGTGAAGGCAAAGCAAAACCTGCCGCCAAACCCAAGCTCGAAGACAAACCCTTCGCCTCCTTCATCCAGGACGACTTTCTGCCATCGCTCTCGAAGGCTCTGGCGGAACGAGGCCGTGCCCCCGTAAGTCTTTCCCTCTCAGAAGGTGAGAGGCCCGTGGTGGGAGGTTCCTGCTGGATGGTGAAAGGAGAGCTCAGCAGCGAGCGCAGGTTCTGGCTCTGCTTCGAATCCGAAGCCATCACCTCCGGCAAAACCATTGCCCTTGCCGAGTCTGGAACCGAACCGAGCCTGCTGGAATCGTTTCTCATCGACGAAAAGCGCATCAACCTGGCGCTTCTGCAATCGAGACTGCTCCAGCGGCTCAACGGTCAGAAATGGCTCGGCGGCAACTGA
- a CDS encoding Nif11-like leader peptide family natural product precursor — protein MSEEQLKAFLEAVKADAGLQAKLKTAGDADAVVTIAKAAGFVISAEELKKSQAEISEEELEGVAGGGQNKCACQSVGCSFGASAVI, from the coding sequence ATGTCAGAAGAGCAACTCAAAGCCTTCCTGGAAGCCGTCAAGGCGGATGCAGGGCTTCAGGCGAAGCTGAAGACGGCTGGCGATGCCGATGCCGTCGTAACGATTGCCAAGGCTGCAGGCTTTGTGATTTCAGCTGAGGAGCTAAAGAAATCTCAGGCAGAGATTTCAGAAGAGGAGCTTGAAGGCGTGGCTGGTGGGGGTCAGAATAAATGTGCTTGTCAATCGGTTGGGTGTTCTTTTGGGGCGTCGGCGGTCATTTAA
- a CDS encoding DEAD/DEAH box helicase, producing the protein MFSDLGLGEPLLEALQAKGYTHPSPIQAQAIPAVIDGRDVMAAAQTGTGKTAGFTLPVLERLRHGKRAGRGQIRALVLTPTRELAAQVLENVKAYSMHLPLRSDVVFGGVKANPQIDRLRGGIDLLVATPGRLLDLHQQGALRFDQLECLVLDEADRMLDMGFIHDIRRLIRLMPVKRQTLLFSATFSAPIRKLASGLLHDPVHLQVTPENQTARSVEQVVHPCDMARKSDLLSHLIRAGDWRQVLVFSRTKHGANRVADRLNKEGLSAAAIHGNKSQGARTRALQGFKQGGVRVLVATDIAARGIDIQQLPHVVNLDLPNVAEDYVHRIGRTGRAGETGHAVSLVAAEEALLLKAIERLTGEELKRQTVEGFEPTVLKAPPLDLSGGRRRPPGKPRARTAPSPMRGRHR; encoded by the coding sequence TTGTTCTCTGATCTGGGATTGGGTGAGCCCCTGCTGGAAGCGCTTCAGGCCAAGGGATATACCCACCCATCTCCGATTCAGGCGCAGGCGATCCCGGCGGTGATTGATGGCAGGGATGTGATGGCAGCTGCGCAAACCGGTACGGGTAAAACGGCTGGTTTCACCCTGCCGGTTCTGGAGAGACTTCGGCACGGCAAACGGGCTGGACGGGGCCAGATTCGCGCTCTTGTTCTCACGCCAACCAGGGAACTCGCCGCCCAGGTTCTTGAGAACGTGAAGGCCTACAGCATGCATCTGCCTCTCCGCAGCGATGTTGTGTTCGGCGGTGTGAAGGCCAACCCACAGATTGATCGCTTGCGCGGTGGCATCGATCTGCTTGTGGCCACGCCCGGTCGGTTGCTTGATCTCCATCAGCAGGGGGCTCTGCGCTTTGACCAGCTGGAATGCCTGGTTCTTGATGAAGCGGATCGCATGCTCGACATGGGCTTCATTCACGACATTCGCCGCTTGATCAGGCTGATGCCTGTGAAGCGCCAAACGCTTCTGTTCTCAGCCACGTTCAGTGCGCCGATCCGCAAGTTGGCGTCGGGCCTTCTCCATGATCCAGTTCATCTTCAAGTCACGCCTGAAAATCAGACGGCGCGGTCGGTGGAGCAAGTGGTGCATCCCTGCGACATGGCGCGCAAGAGCGATTTGTTGAGCCATCTCATTCGTGCAGGGGACTGGCGTCAGGTGCTCGTGTTTTCACGCACAAAGCACGGAGCCAATCGGGTGGCCGACCGTCTCAACAAGGAAGGTCTTTCCGCAGCGGCCATCCATGGCAACAAGAGTCAGGGGGCACGGACCCGAGCCCTGCAGGGTTTCAAACAAGGAGGTGTCCGTGTTCTCGTGGCGACGGATATCGCCGCTAGAGGCATTGATATCCAGCAGCTCCCCCATGTTGTGAATCTGGATCTGCCGAATGTGGCGGAAGATTATGTGCACCGCATCGGTCGTACTGGTCGTGCCGGTGAAACGGGGCATGCGGTATCGCTGGTTGCCGCCGAGGAAGCACTTCTCCTTAAAGCGATCGAGCGGCTAACGGGCGAGGAGCTGAAGCGTCAGACCGTGGAAGGCTTTGAGCCCACCGTGCTCAAAGCTCCTCCCCTGGATCTCAGTGGTGGCCGCAGGCGCCCACCCGGGAAACCCAGAGCGCGCACCGCACCCTCCCCCATGCGCGGCCGTCATCGCTAA
- a CDS encoding TldD/PmbA family protein, with the protein MGSTPLNVAALRDRLHQLASREGISQWDLGASRSNSASVQVDRGEAKQLKASQRSSITVRVWNRDGLVGITSTSDLSDAGLEKALMGAHQASAFGNSDEVPHFSPLANAPTEPLDRPLKDSEGIQSLLKHLLEAEKELLSRHPAIETVPYNGLNEGRSERIYLNSDGALRQAQRTQASLYLFARAEEQGRKPRSGGAVRLALGSADLDLKGCIDEAAERTISHLNYKPIDTGRYLVCFTPEAFLDLIGSFSSMFNARAVLDGVSLSKPDTIGQQLAVPFFNLIDNGLHPAHVGAMPFDGEGTPTRTLRLIGDGRLESFLHSEATARAFGVQPTGHAGLGAKVSVGPDWFEVHRSAGCTLPADHLDHRTTSDPFVLIESLNALHAGVKASQGSFSLPFDGWLVNGGERISVEAATVAGDIRELLRSIVQIEADPIVTHEGVCPHIWVDGLAITGEA; encoded by the coding sequence ATGGGAAGTACACCTCTGAACGTGGCGGCTCTGCGTGATCGGCTCCACCAGCTCGCATCCCGAGAAGGAATTTCTCAATGGGATCTCGGAGCCAGCCGAAGCAACAGCGCGTCCGTTCAAGTGGATCGCGGTGAAGCCAAACAGTTGAAAGCTTCACAACGCAGTTCCATCACCGTGCGTGTCTGGAACCGGGACGGTCTGGTGGGCATTACCAGCACCTCAGATCTCTCGGATGCAGGTCTGGAAAAGGCCTTGATGGGCGCCCATCAGGCCAGCGCCTTTGGGAACAGTGATGAGGTTCCCCACTTCTCTCCACTGGCAAACGCGCCAACCGAACCTCTCGATCGGCCTCTCAAGGACTCCGAAGGCATTCAATCCCTGCTCAAGCATCTTCTGGAGGCCGAAAAGGAACTCCTCAGCCGGCACCCCGCCATCGAGACGGTTCCCTACAACGGCCTTAATGAAGGGCGCAGTGAGCGCATTTACCTCAACAGCGATGGTGCTCTCCGGCAGGCACAACGCACCCAAGCGAGTCTTTATCTGTTCGCCCGCGCTGAGGAGCAGGGACGGAAACCCAGGAGTGGAGGAGCGGTGCGACTGGCTCTCGGCAGCGCCGACCTGGATCTCAAGGGATGTATCGATGAAGCAGCCGAACGCACCATCAGCCATCTCAACTACAAACCGATTGATACCGGTCGCTATCTGGTGTGCTTCACACCAGAAGCTTTTCTCGATCTCATCGGTTCCTTCAGCAGCATGTTCAATGCCCGCGCCGTTCTCGACGGTGTAAGCCTGAGCAAGCCCGACACGATCGGCCAACAACTGGCCGTTCCCTTCTTCAATCTGATCGACAACGGTCTTCACCCTGCCCATGTGGGAGCGATGCCATTCGATGGGGAAGGAACGCCAACCCGTACCCTGCGCCTGATTGGTGATGGGCGCCTGGAGAGTTTCCTGCACTCAGAAGCCACCGCCCGTGCGTTCGGTGTCCAACCCACCGGACACGCCGGGTTAGGAGCCAAGGTGTCCGTTGGACCCGACTGGTTTGAAGTGCATCGCAGCGCAGGGTGCACGCTGCCAGCTGATCACCTTGATCACCGCACAACCAGCGATCCATTCGTCTTGATCGAGAGCCTCAATGCTCTGCATGCCGGCGTCAAAGCCAGCCAGGGATCATTCTCGCTTCCCTTCGATGGCTGGTTGGTGAATGGAGGTGAACGCATTTCCGTTGAGGCAGCAACGGTTGCCGGCGATATCCGAGAGCTCCTGCGATCCATCGTTCAGATCGAAGCCGATCCCATCGTCACCCACGAAGGGGTGTGCCCTCACATTTGGGTCGATGGTCTCGCCATCACCGGCGAAGCCTGA
- a CDS encoding DUF6464 family protein, translating into MLIEIRQFGSEQPIDRLEMEDPPHPGRWFSLDTRSFLVMQRRHRYRLRSGRYELRSVVLLVKTQKQPEDARWFRHGWVIGDPSCRFNALSPLLRCAVLPEGPCERCVHREAAP; encoded by the coding sequence ATGCTCATCGAGATCCGTCAGTTCGGCAGCGAGCAGCCGATCGATCGGCTGGAGATGGAGGATCCTCCCCACCCTGGCCGTTGGTTTTCACTCGACACCAGAAGTTTCCTGGTCATGCAGCGACGGCATCGTTACAGGCTTCGCTCCGGTCGCTACGAACTGCGTTCTGTGGTCCTTCTCGTGAAGACACAGAAGCAACCGGAGGATGCCCGCTGGTTCCGTCATGGTTGGGTGATTGGAGATCCCAGTTGCCGCTTCAATGCACTCAGCCCACTCCTGCGCTGTGCGGTGCTCCCGGAGGGTCCCTGCGAACGCTGTGTGCATCGCGAGGCTGCTCCCTAG
- the acsF gene encoding magnesium-protoporphyrin IX monomethyl ester (oxidative) cyclase produces the protein MVPPTAVNDAPAPGSAVAVKDPAKDTILTPRFYTTDFEAMAAMDLRPNEAELEAICEEFRKDYNRHHFVRNEEFDGAADKLDPETRRVFVEFLEQSCTSEFSGFLLYKELSRRIKTRNPLLAECFSHMARDEARHAGFLNKSMSDFGLQLDLGFLTANKKYTFFKPKFIFYATYLSEKIGYWRYITIFRHLEKNPDSKIFPIFNFFENWCQDENRHGDFFDALMKAQPDTVRGLRARLWCRFFLLAVFATMYVRDVARKEFYEALGLDARDYDRLVIDKTNETTARVFPVVLDVKNPKFYAGLENLVTNNAALDAVDASASPAPIKVLRKLPHWIANGAQMASLFLMAPVRSEKFQPSVR, from the coding sequence ATGGTGCCTCCAACCGCCGTCAACGACGCACCTGCACCAGGATCAGCCGTTGCCGTCAAGGACCCGGCCAAGGACACGATCCTCACGCCGCGCTTCTACACAACGGACTTCGAAGCCATGGCCGCCATGGATTTGCGGCCAAACGAAGCAGAACTGGAGGCCATCTGCGAGGAGTTCCGCAAGGACTACAACCGTCATCACTTTGTTCGCAACGAAGAATTTGACGGTGCGGCAGACAAACTCGATCCGGAAACGCGTCGCGTTTTCGTTGAATTCCTTGAGCAGAGCTGCACATCAGAATTCTCAGGTTTTTTGCTCTACAAGGAGCTCAGTCGTCGGATCAAAACCAGAAATCCACTTCTGGCTGAGTGTTTTTCTCACATGGCCCGTGATGAAGCCCGCCATGCTGGCTTCCTAAACAAGTCGATGAGTGATTTCGGCTTGCAGCTCGACCTGGGCTTCTTGACCGCCAACAAGAAATACACATTCTTCAAACCGAAATTCATCTTTTACGCCACTTACCTTTCCGAAAAGATTGGTTATTGGCGCTATATCACGATCTTCCGTCACCTCGAGAAGAATCCCGACAGCAAGATTTTCCCAATTTTCAATTTCTTCGAAAATTGGTGCCAGGACGAAAATCGTCACGGGGATTTCTTCGATGCCTTGATGAAGGCTCAACCCGACACCGTTCGTGGTTTGCGCGCTCGCCTCTGGTGCCGCTTCTTCCTGTTGGCTGTCTTCGCGACCATGTATGTGCGCGACGTCGCCCGCAAGGAGTTCTACGAAGCCCTTGGTCTTGATGCGCGTGACTACGACCGGTTGGTGATCGACAAGACCAACGAGACAACCGCCAGGGTTTTCCCCGTTGTGTTGGATGTCAAGAATCCGAAGTTCTATGCCGGGCTTGAGAACCTTGTGACCAACAACGCTGCACTGGACGCTGTGGATGCCAGTGCTTCACCTGCACCAATCAAGGTGCTGCGCAAACTTCCCCACTGGATCGCCAACGGAGCCCAGATGGCGTCCCTCTTCCTGATGGCACCAGTGCGCAGCGAAAAGTTTCAGCCCAGCGTGCGCTGA